A genomic window from Fibrobacterota bacterium includes:
- a CDS encoding class I SAM-dependent RNA methyltransferase, producing the protein MSLTLRCQDLASGGRAVARMQDGRVVFVGGACPGELVEATLEVDKGRFLEASLDRVLEPSVDRTTPVCRHFGDCGGCSWQFLSYPAQLRAKQRILEDALRRIGKLPGFPEIEVVGSESPWGTRNRAQLQPSGAKGTPWGFFAAGSRRTVALAECPVLVSELQGLWNELADVDGNPWADRRQRSVFAYGAQGKRWVHVPGGRASAPAQVDVLGKTLRFSPEGFFQSHLGLVPRMVQEVLADDRGEEAWDLYSGVGLFACHLQDRFAKVHAVESDPLAALYAQANIGRAMHHRWDVESWLEQRLYEGSDRPDLVVVDPPRQGLTPRALGALLEVAPRKLRYVSCGHDTLARDLGQIMSSGGWRLEKLVLVDLYPHTPHMEVVASLVPT; encoded by the coding sequence GTGAGCCTTACCCTCCGTTGTCAGGATTTGGCATCCGGTGGCCGGGCGGTCGCGCGCATGCAGGATGGCCGTGTCGTGTTCGTCGGCGGCGCCTGTCCGGGCGAGCTGGTGGAAGCGACGCTGGAGGTGGACAAGGGCCGCTTCCTGGAGGCGAGCTTGGATCGGGTGCTCGAGCCTTCCGTCGATCGCACCACCCCGGTCTGCCGGCACTTCGGCGATTGCGGCGGGTGCTCTTGGCAATTTCTGTCGTATCCTGCCCAGTTGCGGGCCAAACAACGGATCCTGGAAGACGCCCTGCGCCGGATCGGGAAGCTTCCCGGATTTCCGGAAATCGAAGTGGTCGGTTCGGAAAGCCCTTGGGGGACCCGCAACCGCGCCCAACTGCAGCCTTCCGGAGCCAAGGGCACGCCCTGGGGCTTTTTCGCGGCGGGATCGCGCCGTACGGTGGCTCTCGCGGAATGTCCCGTGCTGGTGAGCGAACTGCAGGGGCTGTGGAACGAACTGGCCGATGTCGATGGCAACCCTTGGGCGGATCGACGCCAGCGTTCGGTCTTCGCCTACGGTGCGCAAGGGAAACGCTGGGTCCATGTTCCCGGTGGCAGGGCTTCCGCTCCCGCCCAGGTGGATGTGCTCGGCAAGACCCTGCGCTTTTCGCCGGAGGGATTCTTCCAGAGCCATCTGGGGCTGGTGCCTCGCATGGTCCAAGAGGTGCTTGCCGACGACCGTGGCGAGGAAGCATGGGACCTGTATTCCGGCGTGGGACTGTTCGCCTGCCACCTGCAGGATCGCTTCGCCAAGGTGCACGCCGTGGAAAGCGATCCGCTGGCGGCGCTGTACGCCCAAGCCAACATCGGTCGGGCGATGCATCACCGCTGGGATGTCGAATCCTGGCTTGAACAACGGCTCTACGAAGGCTCCGATCGTCCCGATCTGGTCGTCGTGGATCCTCCGCGACAGGGATTGACTCCGCGCGCGCTTGGCGCCTTGCTGGAAGTCGCCCCGCGCAAACTTCGCTACGTCAGTTGCGGCCACGACACCCTGGCACGCGATCTGGGACAGATCATGTCCAGCGGCGGATGGCGGCTGGAGAAGCTCGTGCTGGTGGATCTCTATCCCCACACGCCCCACATGGAAGTGGTCGCGAGCCTGGTTCCGACCTGA
- a CDS encoding ABC transporter substrate-binding protein, producing the protein MIAWLLAFALSCAGGIRELRSLPASDLLGKVVGDSSEAAGFLRAEAYLRAGRPADAIQSAQAFQVQFPSSTLIGPVRSLEAWGLLLTGESKKACQILAKLVGSPDRLASRMARDGLSEWIRSGHLPASELLFLPSLLPPGEDTLLRAISLSVPPRPLVAILPASGGFSLIGRRVYRGAQLAAAETKSTVVLVDEPTDPIETALLVRGILAVAKPRAIIGPLLSNTSAAAALEIARSSTNTPLILPAATSPGVSSLATTAWQLNITTGEQGRKAAQVAIECVKTSEAYLLAPKSEFGESLGESFQTEFVRLGGRIAWQRTYAAGATDFRAILETMRKTALDLARRRGEDTSSLTPVVFVPGESPSEALALAAQASLLGMKVRWIGASGWHSRQFLLETSGRMDGALLVSDNVPDESRQPWKDFSRKWRASEGDAPDRLAALGWDATQLAIQPTVPRFFAGAQADIKFDPAGRNNVNVGVLRVEKGAFVNGCREK; encoded by the coding sequence GTGATCGCATGGTTGCTCGCCTTCGCGCTTTCCTGTGCCGGAGGGATCCGCGAGTTGCGTTCGTTGCCGGCGTCCGATCTTTTGGGCAAGGTCGTCGGCGACAGCTCCGAAGCCGCAGGTTTCCTGCGGGCGGAAGCCTATCTGCGCGCCGGCCGGCCAGCCGACGCGATCCAATCGGCACAGGCCTTCCAGGTTCAATTTCCGTCTTCCACGCTGATCGGTCCGGTCAGGTCGCTGGAGGCATGGGGGCTGCTGCTCACAGGCGAATCGAAGAAAGCCTGCCAGATCCTCGCCAAGCTCGTCGGCTCGCCCGATCGACTGGCCTCGCGAATGGCGCGCGACGGACTTTCGGAATGGATCCGGTCCGGCCATCTCCCCGCTTCGGAGCTTCTGTTCCTCCCCTCCCTCCTGCCACCCGGCGAAGACACTCTCCTGAGAGCGATCTCGCTATCGGTTCCCCCTCGTCCTCTGGTGGCGATCCTGCCTGCCTCGGGAGGCTTTTCGCTGATCGGACGCCGCGTCTATCGCGGAGCCCAGCTGGCCGCCGCGGAGACCAAGAGCACGGTCGTCCTTGTCGACGAGCCCACGGACCCCATCGAGACTGCCTTGCTGGTGCGCGGCATCTTGGCCGTAGCCAAGCCCCGTGCGATCATCGGGCCCCTCCTTTCCAACACATCCGCGGCGGCGGCGCTTGAGATCGCCCGATCGTCGACCAACACCCCGTTGATCCTTCCCGCCGCGACGAGTCCAGGTGTTTCCAGCTTGGCCACCACGGCTTGGCAGCTGAACATCACCACCGGGGAGCAGGGACGCAAGGCGGCACAGGTCGCGATCGAGTGCGTCAAGACGTCGGAAGCCTACCTGCTCGCCCCCAAGAGCGAGTTCGGAGAATCCCTGGGCGAAAGCTTCCAGACGGAATTCGTTCGCCTGGGCGGGCGGATCGCGTGGCAGCGCACCTATGCCGCGGGCGCCACGGATTTCCGGGCGATCCTCGAGACGATGCGAAAGACCGCACTCGACCTGGCCCGCCGACGCGGCGAGGACACGTCCAGCCTCACCCCGGTCGTCTTCGTTCCCGGCGAGAGTCCTTCGGAGGCTTTGGCCCTGGCCGCGCAAGCGTCCCTGTTGGGCATGAAGGTGCGTTGGATCGGCGCTTCGGGCTGGCATTCCCGGCAATTCCTCCTGGAGACCTCGGGCAGGATGGACGGAGCCTTGCTGGTTTCCGACAACGTGCCCGACGAATCCCGTCAGCCATGGAAGGACTTTTCCCGCAAATGGCGGGCATCGGAAGGCGATGCGCCGGATCGATTGGCCGCTCTTGGCTGGGACGCCACGCAGCTCGCCATCCAGCCGACCGTTCCGCGCTTCTTCGCGGGCGCCCAAGCCGACATCAAGTTCGATCCGGCGGGTCGCAACAACGTCAATGTGGGAGTTCTCCGCGTGGAGAAGGGCGCCTTCGTCAACGGTTGCCGGGAAAAGTGA
- a CDS encoding protein kinase, whose amino-acid sequence MIRKSMAIALGIAIPLLGGLALGTGLLPTELLYESVLQLMGPSQRTEREGASPVLLVEIDNAAQDARGAWPWPAERMDSLLLMVARAGARAVVVDASFFADPVHRPSASLWSALPGGVPFVLPVQTHGGNPKACPIWKVLVTGAEKGFRRVGSTGLPAGVPCDERFVGGLDSLVEGQGGLTYSLLWNDGRNLIPSTAVSALLVSAPNSAMTGNWWDPTGLQVESSQGGSLVDSRGDILLRPLGAPGQGIPRVNAATVLSSNGGDNLFRGRIVVVGVTATGLVPTLEVPFSAAMAGRRMPRAEVTATVLLNLLERSSFHLPFWAWVVPWLVSILAAALAWFGLRQARRRWTLLAQAILGVALVIVWWMLVRLDQWITPLSFVIPVAGTFLLVLLWPRPAKNLPRPLAPTPLAPRPTQRMFTDSATRQPASALSSSISSLDIPSEASVPEGSVQRGPDGELIRLGRYAELRPIGAGGMCKVYVGHDPVMDRAVAIKILRTDKAKGQTTEQRFLREARIAGSLHHPNINTVFDFGQADDLLYLVLEYVDGETLSQWIKEHNGVRPKAVVSWVRQIGEALDAAHSAQVVHRDVKPSNFMIVRSTGAIKLMDFGVARTPDVTLTQAGTTVGTPNYMSPEQLQGSKVGPASDLYSFGVVLYQILTQRMPFHGEGLTALCSAILKGQCTRLSTHRPDLAGPVEQVVHKAFSVRAEDRYLTGVEFAEAFEKAAST is encoded by the coding sequence ATGATCCGTAAATCCATGGCCATCGCATTGGGGATTGCTATTCCGCTGCTGGGCGGACTGGCTCTCGGCACCGGGTTGCTCCCAACGGAGTTGCTGTACGAGTCTGTGCTCCAACTGATGGGGCCAAGCCAGCGCACGGAACGAGAGGGTGCCTCGCCAGTGCTCCTGGTGGAGATCGACAACGCCGCACAAGATGCGCGAGGCGCTTGGCCCTGGCCTGCCGAACGCATGGATTCTTTGCTGCTCATGGTCGCAAGGGCCGGTGCGCGCGCGGTGGTGGTGGACGCATCCTTCTTCGCCGATCCCGTGCATCGTCCTTCCGCATCCCTTTGGAGCGCTCTTCCGGGTGGCGTGCCCTTTGTCCTGCCTGTCCAGACCCATGGAGGCAATCCCAAGGCCTGTCCGATCTGGAAGGTCCTTGTCACGGGTGCTGAAAAGGGATTCCGCCGTGTCGGCTCCACAGGACTTCCTGCTGGAGTTCCTTGCGATGAACGGTTCGTCGGAGGATTGGACTCCTTGGTGGAAGGTCAAGGCGGACTGACCTATTCCCTGCTTTGGAACGATGGCCGGAACCTGATTCCGTCCACGGCCGTTTCAGCGCTTCTGGTGTCGGCGCCAAATTCCGCCATGACCGGAAATTGGTGGGATCCCACCGGTTTGCAAGTGGAGTCCTCCCAAGGAGGATCCCTGGTCGACTCCCGTGGGGACATCCTGCTCCGACCGCTCGGCGCACCGGGGCAGGGAATCCCCCGAGTGAATGCCGCCACGGTCCTTTCTTCCAATGGCGGGGACAATCTTTTCCGAGGCCGGATCGTGGTGGTGGGGGTGACCGCCACCGGACTTGTTCCGACTCTCGAGGTCCCTTTCTCGGCGGCCATGGCCGGTCGTCGCATGCCTCGTGCGGAAGTGACCGCCACGGTACTTTTGAATCTTCTCGAACGCTCGTCGTTCCACCTTCCGTTCTGGGCATGGGTGGTACCGTGGTTGGTGTCGATCTTGGCTGCGGCGCTGGCTTGGTTCGGGCTCCGACAAGCTCGTCGTCGTTGGACCCTCCTCGCGCAGGCGATTCTTGGAGTGGCGCTGGTGATCGTCTGGTGGATGCTGGTCCGTCTGGACCAGTGGATCACTCCTTTGTCGTTCGTGATTCCCGTCGCGGGGACGTTCCTTCTGGTGTTGCTTTGGCCGCGCCCAGCGAAGAACCTTCCACGGCCCCTCGCTCCCACGCCGCTCGCGCCTCGTCCAACACAGCGGATGTTCACCGACTCCGCCACGCGTCAGCCGGCCTCGGCGCTGTCTTCTTCGATCAGCTCCCTGGACATCCCTTCCGAGGCGTCCGTTCCGGAAGGTTCGGTCCAGCGCGGACCTGATGGGGAATTGATCCGGCTGGGGCGGTACGCGGAGCTTCGACCCATCGGTGCCGGCGGCATGTGCAAGGTGTATGTGGGCCACGATCCGGTGATGGATCGAGCGGTGGCGATCAAGATCCTTCGCACCGACAAAGCCAAAGGGCAAACCACCGAGCAGCGATTCCTCCGGGAAGCGCGGATCGCCGGTTCGCTCCACCATCCGAACATCAACACCGTTTTCGATTTCGGCCAAGCCGACGATCTCCTCTACCTTGTGCTGGAGTACGTGGACGGGGAAACCTTGAGCCAGTGGATCAAGGAGCACAACGGAGTCCGACCGAAAGCGGTCGTGTCGTGGGTGCGGCAGATCGGCGAGGCGTTGGACGCGGCCCATTCGGCGCAGGTCGTGCATCGCGACGTGAAACCGTCCAATTTCATGATCGTGCGCTCCACCGGGGCCATCAAGCTCATGGATTTCGGCGTGGCTCGTACCCCGGATGTCACTCTGACCCAGGCGGGGACCACCGTCGGGACTCCCAACTACATGTCGCCCGAACAGCTCCAGGGATCGAAGGTGGGGCCGGCCTCCGACCTCTATTCGTTCGGCGTGGTTCTCTACCAGATCCTGACCCAGCGCATGCCCTTCCACGGGGAAGGGCTGACCGCACTGTGCAGCGCGATCCTCAAAGGGCAGTGCACCAGGCTTTCCACGCACCGTCCGGATCTCGCCGGGCCGGTGGAGCAGGTCGTCCATAAGGCGTTTTCCGTTCGTGCGGAAGACCGGTACCTCACGGGCGTGGAATTCGCCGAGGCCTTCGAAAAGGCGGCGTCCACGTGA
- the rpsP gene encoding 30S ribosomal protein S16: protein MATIFRLQRGGRKNRSYFRIMVADSAQKRDGRFLEEVGTYDPLSTPAKIQLKEAAILEWLSKGAQPSDTVKSIFRRHGLIVKHKAVLEGKDPAAVGTSVIPEKAKKPMPSKKAQAKAAAGAG, encoded by the coding sequence ATGGCCACGATCTTCCGCCTCCAACGGGGCGGCCGCAAGAACAGGAGCTACTTCCGCATCATGGTTGCCGACTCGGCCCAGAAGCGTGATGGACGATTCCTGGAAGAGGTCGGCACCTACGACCCCCTCTCCACTCCCGCCAAAATCCAGCTCAAGGAAGCGGCGATTCTGGAATGGCTGTCGAAGGGCGCTCAGCCTTCTGATACTGTCAAGTCGATCTTCCGTCGCCACGGCCTGATCGTCAAGCACAAAGCTGTCCTCGAAGGCAAGGATCCTGCCGCCGTGGGCACTTCCGTGATTCCGGAAAAGGCCAAGAAGCCCATGCCTTCGAAGAAGGCCCAGGCTAAGGCCGCCGCCGGAGCAGGCTGA
- the trmD gene encoding tRNA (guanosine(37)-N1)-methyltransferase TrmD, translating to MRVDVLTLFPQMFDALQHSIPAKAAKAGVFDLRLHNLRDFPLNRYGAVDDYPYGGEPGMVLHAQPLEQSLERALEGRSDIPVVYPHPHGKTLTQSDVREWAQVPEIVLVCGHYKGIDERFRYLHVTHEFSVGDYVLSGGEMASVVFLDAVTRLLPGVLGDEGSARTDSFEEPLLGWPVYTRPEVWNGMKVPEALLSGNHDRIRKWQRKQQMLWTMERRPDLWASHVLTKEDRKLLEDESLS from the coding sequence GTGAGAGTCGACGTCTTGACGCTGTTTCCGCAGATGTTCGACGCCTTGCAACATTCGATTCCCGCGAAGGCAGCCAAGGCGGGGGTCTTCGACCTGCGCCTGCACAACCTCCGTGATTTCCCGCTCAATCGCTATGGCGCCGTGGACGACTATCCCTATGGCGGCGAACCGGGCATGGTGCTCCACGCGCAGCCTCTCGAACAGTCGTTGGAGCGCGCCTTGGAAGGGCGAAGCGACATCCCTGTCGTCTATCCGCATCCACACGGCAAGACCCTCACCCAGTCCGACGTGCGGGAGTGGGCCCAGGTGCCGGAAATCGTCCTGGTCTGCGGGCACTACAAGGGCATCGACGAGCGTTTCCGGTATCTGCACGTGACCCACGAATTTTCCGTGGGCGATTACGTGCTGTCGGGCGGGGAAATGGCCAGCGTCGTGTTCCTGGATGCGGTGACTCGCTTGCTTCCCGGCGTTCTCGGAGACGAGGGGTCGGCCCGCACCGACAGCTTCGAAGAGCCACTGCTGGGCTGGCCGGTCTATACCAGGCCGGAGGTTTGGAACGGGATGAAGGTCCCGGAAGCCTTGCTTTCCGGAAACCACGACCGCATCCGCAAATGGCAGCGCAAACAACAGATGCTCTGGACCATGGAGCGGCGCCCGGATCTTTGGGCATCGCACGTTCTGACCAAGGAAGACCGCAAGCTCCTCGAAGACGAAAGCCTCTCGTAG
- a CDS encoding type II toxin-antitoxin system PemK/MazF family toxin has product MVIRRGEIRWVDLGEPRGSEPGYRRPAIVVQSDPFNKSRITTVVVVILTSNLALSRAPGNVLLPKSATGLPKDSVANISQILTVDKADLDEEVVSKLPKDYLEDLDDGLSLVLGLHER; this is encoded by the coding sequence GTGGTGATCAGACGCGGCGAAATCCGCTGGGTGGATCTGGGAGAGCCTCGTGGATCGGAACCTGGATACCGGCGACCAGCGATCGTCGTGCAATCCGACCCTTTCAACAAAAGCCGGATCACGACCGTGGTGGTGGTGATCCTGACCTCCAACCTCGCGCTCTCACGCGCCCCCGGAAATGTCCTTCTACCCAAGTCGGCGACCGGATTGCCCAAGGATTCGGTGGCGAACATCTCGCAGATCCTCACCGTGGACAAAGCGGATCTCGACGAAGAGGTCGTGTCCAAACTCCCGAAGGACTACCTGGAAGACCTGGATGACGGACTCTCCCTGGTGCTTGGCCTGCACGAGCGGTGA
- a CDS encoding polyphosphate polymerase domain-containing protein: protein MIQTSFTRLERYELKYHVPITMAPALDQYLRHWCVLDPHSEKSPDGFYPISSLYLDSPTYTLLRTGCIKPDGRFNTRIRAYGDHPERSKDWHFEIKEKANDQVTKYRGVLKGLPPESMWDDPDLALRGANGEDAENLRKFLHRILSYNLSPLVLTQYRRKAWFGTADVYARVTLDVGMRWREERGFDFSAAEREMRPSDLPERFDPGCNAVLEVKCARQQVPLWMLDMIRQFGLVRSGFSKFESAARELLLLPDRSRGTRD, encoded by the coding sequence ATGATCCAGACTTCGTTCACCCGGCTGGAGCGCTACGAGCTCAAATATCATGTGCCCATCACGATGGCGCCGGCCCTGGACCAGTACCTGCGCCATTGGTGCGTGCTGGATCCGCACTCCGAGAAGTCTCCGGACGGATTCTATCCGATCTCCAGCCTTTACCTGGATTCACCCACCTACACTTTGCTGCGCACCGGGTGCATCAAGCCGGATGGACGCTTCAACACGCGCATCCGCGCCTACGGCGATCATCCGGAACGTTCGAAAGATTGGCATTTCGAGATCAAGGAAAAGGCCAACGACCAAGTCACCAAATACAGGGGAGTGCTGAAGGGGCTGCCGCCGGAATCCATGTGGGACGATCCCGATCTCGCCTTGCGTGGAGCCAACGGCGAGGATGCGGAAAATCTCCGCAAGTTTCTCCACCGGATTTTGTCCTACAATCTGAGCCCCTTGGTGCTGACGCAGTACCGTCGCAAGGCCTGGTTCGGGACCGCCGACGTCTATGCCCGAGTCACCCTCGACGTGGGGATGCGTTGGCGCGAGGAACGTGGCTTCGATTTTTCCGCAGCCGAACGGGAAATGCGGCCCAGCGATCTGCCGGAGAGGTTCGATCCCGGCTGCAACGCCGTGCTCGAGGTCAAATGCGCGCGTCAACAGGTGCCGTTGTGGATGCTCGACATGATCCGTCAATTCGGATTGGTTCGCTCGGGATTTTCCAAGTTCGAGAGCGCCGCGCGGGAATTGCTGCTTTTGCCCGACCGTTCCAGAGGCACCCGCGACTGA
- a CDS encoding TolC family protein codes for MNSARSLGILASLLLPSVAACQDIGWDELISSHRATHSLVAARQHSLELGQGQGRQLWEDMELRYAAKRADLRKQEVGLRISPSGFGEIGANQSLWNARRKLGETKVKQKLSEALFERYSLALAWRYQQRQMRYHLDMKNLSENRIQVLAKMSATEDFDPEDLVEAQLHRTEYMSKAEGDVYKMAQAERKMRQYIPGSGAVRLDGPMLSPSEIALILDGIDPSRADSFPDVKVAAGELSLEQAKTNQEVASSRRWLGYLEASYTFDVDENKLEVLTHRDNIAFGCGFKIPIMDGSSQEVARRKAELAEVRMNFIDERQDVERKVAELRLSIGSMLRQIAVLDSFATRVDAGKLFTDFAIKSGSDPVLLLKARETAIQNSWNIDYLHFEILVQYLEILHLSGKLVQEPEVNHLLTRKPPVSVGGVPGGKS; via the coding sequence ATGAACAGCGCTCGCTCGCTCGGCATCCTGGCGTCGTTGCTGTTGCCGTCGGTGGCCGCCTGCCAGGACATCGGCTGGGACGAACTCATTTCCAGCCATCGCGCCACGCATTCCCTGGTCGCGGCCCGCCAGCACTCCCTGGAGCTGGGACAGGGCCAGGGACGCCAGCTTTGGGAAGACATGGAACTTCGCTACGCGGCCAAGCGCGCGGATCTGCGCAAGCAGGAAGTGGGCTTGAGGATCTCTCCCTCCGGGTTCGGGGAGATCGGCGCCAACCAGTCCCTTTGGAATGCCCGGCGCAAGCTGGGGGAAACCAAAGTCAAGCAGAAATTGTCCGAGGCGCTTTTCGAACGCTACAGTTTGGCCTTGGCCTGGAGATACCAGCAACGCCAGATGCGCTACCACCTGGACATGAAGAATCTCAGCGAAAACCGGATCCAGGTTCTCGCGAAGATGTCCGCGACGGAGGATTTCGATCCCGAGGATCTGGTGGAGGCCCAGCTCCACCGCACCGAGTACATGTCCAAGGCCGAAGGGGACGTATACAAGATGGCCCAGGCCGAGCGCAAGATGCGCCAGTACATTCCCGGATCGGGTGCGGTGCGGTTGGACGGACCCATGCTTTCTCCTTCTGAAATCGCGCTGATCCTGGACGGAATCGATCCGTCGCGCGCGGACTCGTTTCCGGACGTGAAGGTCGCGGCGGGGGAGCTCTCCTTGGAGCAGGCCAAAACCAACCAGGAGGTCGCTTCCTCGCGGCGTTGGCTGGGTTATCTGGAGGCGAGTTACACGTTCGATGTGGACGAGAACAAGCTGGAAGTGTTGACCCATCGCGACAACATCGCTTTCGGTTGCGGCTTCAAGATTCCTATCATGGACGGCAGTTCCCAGGAGGTCGCCCGCCGCAAGGCGGAACTTGCCGAAGTGCGGATGAATTTCATCGACGAGCGCCAGGATGTGGAACGGAAAGTCGCCGAGTTGCGATTGTCGATCGGATCGATGCTTCGCCAGATCGCGGTGCTCGATTCGTTCGCCACCCGCGTGGACGCGGGAAAACTGTTCACGGATTTCGCGATCAAATCAGGATCCGATCCTGTTCTCTTGCTGAAGGCGCGCGAAACGGCGATCCAGAACAGTTGGAACATCGACTACCTCCACTTCGAAATCCTGGTGCAGTACCTGGAAATCCTCCACTTGTCCGGCAAGTTGGTGCAGGAGCCGGAAGTGAACCATCTCTTGACACGCAAGCCCCCGGTGTCGGTTGGAGGCGTTCCAGGAGGGAAGTCATGA
- a CDS encoding HlyD family efflux transporter periplasmic adaptor subunit, which yields MHRKLVPSKLSGFVWLATLVAVGVITWHFRGARRDFRGIAEDVKLSVSSEMAVELLSIAVQPGQFVQPGDTLARLRNRDLSMRIAEILREIQDASGEANIDRSESMRRVAELKSSLGSRKAELQSEIQLLSEQASRNRSLVSGFQGMGIRTTEPDTAGIEERIRTLREQIRVEEDGVRSQIALLEGSKGNIDRLALAKNDALRKELALLHDEERKLVILAPAGGVIDSVKYRPGEKVSPFSPVLTISGMKPSRVRGYINERVRSDIAVGDSVVVSAVGMRTAKVNGVVVGVGSRIMEIPVRLWKVPDFPLWGREVIVQLSSDNPLLLGEMVDVRRGADKLLLGGS from the coding sequence ATGCACCGCAAACTCGTACCGAGCAAGCTTTCCGGATTCGTGTGGCTGGCGACCTTGGTTGCCGTGGGGGTGATCACCTGGCACTTTCGCGGGGCCCGGCGTGATTTCCGCGGCATCGCCGAGGACGTGAAACTCAGCGTTTCCAGCGAGATGGCCGTCGAGCTTCTTTCCATCGCCGTCCAGCCCGGACAGTTCGTCCAACCGGGCGACACCCTCGCCCGGTTGCGCAACCGGGATCTGTCGATGCGCATCGCCGAAATCCTGCGGGAAATCCAGGACGCCTCCGGCGAGGCCAACATCGACCGCTCCGAAAGCATGCGGCGGGTGGCTGAACTGAAATCCTCGTTGGGTTCGCGGAAAGCCGAGCTCCAATCCGAAATCCAGCTTCTGTCCGAACAGGCATCCCGCAACCGAAGCCTCGTTTCCGGCTTCCAGGGCATGGGAATCCGTACCACCGAGCCGGACACGGCGGGAATCGAGGAGAGGATCCGGACGCTGCGGGAGCAGATCCGGGTGGAAGAGGATGGCGTGCGCAGCCAGATCGCCCTGTTGGAAGGTTCCAAGGGGAACATCGATCGGTTGGCCCTGGCCAAGAACGACGCGTTGCGCAAGGAACTCGCGCTGTTGCACGACGAGGAACGAAAGCTCGTGATCCTCGCTCCGGCGGGCGGCGTGATCGACAGCGTGAAGTACAGGCCGGGCGAGAAGGTTTCGCCGTTTTCGCCGGTCTTGACGATTTCCGGCATGAAGCCCTCGCGGGTTCGCGGGTACATCAACGAGAGGGTCCGTTCGGACATCGCGGTGGGGGATTCCGTCGTGGTCAGCGCGGTCGGCATGCGCACGGCGAAGGTCAACGGAGTCGTGGTGGGAGTGGGGTCCCGGATCATGGAGATTCCCGTGCGGCTGTGGAAGGTCCCGGACTTCCCGCTGTGGGGGCGCGAGGTGATCGTCCAGCTTTCCAGCGACAATCCATTGCTCCTGGGCGAGATGGTGGATGTCCGCAGGGGAGCCGACAAGCTTTTGCTGGGGGGATCATGA
- a CDS encoding DUF4956 domain-containing protein gives MFDLSSVQAASQDSTMLAVIYASLLSAVLSGLVAWTYSATFHGLSFSKSYVQSLILVSLVAATIMQAVGDSIARGLGIMGALAVVRFRTAFTDPKDLVFLFAALAAGLGCGIYAWTVSVVGTIAFCVAAWVLYRADIGDHLAYDGLVRFSIGDAEASREPIATLLRRDLKHFALVSMREVAGGTRLDCAYQVKFRRGRDAAVLMKGLSEVPSLTGAHFMMQESTLEL, from the coding sequence GTGTTCGATCTGAGTTCCGTGCAGGCCGCTTCCCAGGATTCCACCATGCTCGCGGTGATCTACGCGAGCCTTCTTTCGGCGGTCTTGTCCGGACTGGTGGCCTGGACCTACAGTGCCACGTTCCACGGGTTGTCGTTTTCCAAGAGCTACGTACAATCGCTGATCCTGGTCTCGCTGGTGGCCGCCACGATCATGCAGGCCGTGGGCGACAGCATCGCCCGGGGGTTGGGAATCATGGGCGCCTTGGCCGTGGTCCGGTTCCGCACGGCCTTCACCGATCCCAAGGACCTGGTGTTCCTGTTCGCCGCCCTCGCGGCGGGTCTGGGTTGCGGCATCTACGCATGGACGGTTTCTGTTGTCGGAACCATCGCCTTCTGCGTCGCGGCGTGGGTCCTCTATCGCGCCGATATCGGCGACCATCTCGCCTACGACGGGCTGGTGCGGTTTTCCATCGGCGACGCCGAGGCCTCGCGGGAGCCGATCGCCACCTTGCTTCGGCGGGACCTCAAGCACTTCGCCCTGGTGTCCATGCGGGAGGTGGCCGGAGGCACAAGGCTCGACTGCGCCTACCAGGTCAAATTCCGTCGCGGGCGCGACGCTGCCGTGCTCATGAAAGGACTTTCGGAGGTTCCCAGCCTCACCGGGGCCCATTTCATGATGCAAGAATCCACATTGGAGCTTTGA